From one Neofelis nebulosa isolate mNeoNeb1 chromosome 4, mNeoNeb1.pri, whole genome shotgun sequence genomic stretch:
- the LOC131508473 gene encoding large ribosomal subunit protein eL39-like translates to MSSYMTFRIKGFLAEKRKQTHPIPKWVSMKISDKIRYNSKKRHWRRTKLNL, encoded by the coding sequence ATGTCTTCTTACATGACTTTTAGGATCAAGGGATTCCTGGCTGAGAAACGAAAGCAGACTCATCCCATTCCCAAGTGGGTTTCGATGAAAATTAGTGATAAAATCAGGTATAACTCTAAGAAGAGACATTGGAGAAGAACCAAACTGAATTTATAA